From the Burkholderia ubonensis genome, one window contains:
- a CDS encoding phage tail tape measure protein codes for MANETVVRLTGDASGYVSEMERARKSAADFMTSQDTLRQRMTNTVTAIENSRKAIKEQGDEALLAFNKSARSAENWLNALQKQADQAGKTRAELMELRAAELGVSDAAQPFIDKIKSAEAAMNGGGHAAHGFNLATAGARRELLVLAHEASQGNWKNFGGSLMVLGERTDAMSMLMTKSVLSVGAFIAVIASAAATVYHAREVLADYGEQIETLHQKTGVSTDSIQQWAFATKSVGVDTKEATKSLAGLGEAQNKAINGNKDSAKAFAAIGISLADLKKNSPDELLPKIADAFHQSADGAAKAAVANELFGASGESLIPLLDRGRAGLDALRAAAAESGAVIGGETIAKMAALKEQMDLSKAKMDALTLSAKAQLLPTIINLTNALSGNVAMKPLMMDFYNAVGVVMKATASAIATVVVGFEQVSEVIATTAMVTYYASSGQFKMAYDSAKVGYENLKKQGEGYSQFMRKLWSDTTAPDAHLPGQTGTNQINFAKGENGAHPKAYHDDAATKFLQQLRDQAAELQSQLATTDKLTNAEKELAKFNQQISDWKGKTLTEDQKSLIGHQVEIRIQLQKNIELEKEVKHREDVAKLQERSAQLAQSIAAFQKGQSEQYSRELGAIGMGADALKNVQAIKSIYKEYQRLQEQLDKATPKELIGGPDYQKAAGEIQAGLQRSLQDYDEYYAALKLKQANWINGASTALANYMDESQNKMKQTEQLFNTVTSGMESAWVNFTQTGKLSFTSLVNSVIADLARMSAKAAISGLLGNFASIGGSLIGGFFGANAGVAAPVSSALPGDSLDNMINLTNGFGTGHADGGYITGPGSGTSDSIIARLSNGEFVVNAAATSKYRGLLEAINGKQPVAAAPRFATGGYVGSSTPVSGSSGNGMTVIVDAPVTVTGGNGTSAAEQQNSAELSKKIKQAVQALLQNERRQGGVLWKLQNGLN; via the coding sequence GTGGCTAACGAAACCGTTGTCCGGTTGACCGGCGATGCGTCCGGATACGTCTCCGAGATGGAGCGTGCGCGCAAGAGCGCCGCCGATTTCATGACGAGCCAGGACACGCTTCGTCAGCGCATGACCAATACGGTCACGGCGATCGAGAATTCTCGAAAGGCCATCAAGGAGCAGGGCGACGAGGCGCTGTTGGCGTTCAACAAGTCAGCACGTTCGGCCGAAAACTGGCTGAACGCGCTCCAGAAGCAGGCCGATCAGGCCGGAAAGACGCGCGCCGAACTGATGGAGCTGCGCGCGGCCGAGCTGGGCGTATCGGATGCTGCACAGCCGTTCATCGACAAGATCAAGTCAGCCGAGGCGGCCATGAACGGCGGCGGCCATGCTGCGCACGGTTTCAACCTTGCGACAGCCGGCGCCCGGCGCGAGCTTCTCGTTCTGGCGCACGAGGCATCGCAGGGCAACTGGAAGAATTTCGGCGGCTCCCTCATGGTGCTTGGTGAGCGGACGGATGCGATGTCGATGCTGATGACCAAGAGCGTGCTCTCGGTCGGCGCGTTCATCGCCGTTATCGCGTCCGCAGCGGCCACCGTCTACCACGCACGCGAAGTCCTCGCCGATTATGGTGAGCAGATCGAGACCCTGCACCAGAAGACGGGCGTCTCGACCGACAGCATCCAGCAATGGGCCTTCGCAACGAAGTCTGTCGGCGTCGATACGAAGGAGGCGACAAAGTCTCTGGCTGGCCTTGGCGAGGCACAAAACAAGGCGATCAACGGGAACAAGGATTCCGCAAAGGCGTTCGCTGCGATCGGAATCTCGCTTGCGGACCTCAAGAAGAATAGCCCGGACGAGCTGCTCCCGAAGATTGCCGACGCGTTCCACCAGTCGGCGGACGGGGCAGCGAAGGCCGCCGTCGCGAACGAGTTGTTCGGTGCATCCGGCGAAAGCCTGATTCCGTTGCTCGATCGCGGGCGGGCTGGCCTTGATGCGCTTCGCGCCGCTGCCGCTGAATCCGGTGCAGTGATCGGTGGCGAGACGATCGCCAAGATGGCTGCCCTCAAGGAGCAGATGGATCTGTCGAAGGCGAAGATGGACGCCTTGACGCTGAGCGCGAAGGCCCAGCTCCTGCCGACGATCATCAACCTCACCAATGCGCTGAGCGGCAACGTCGCGATGAAGCCCTTGATGATGGACTTTTACAACGCGGTAGGCGTCGTGATGAAGGCCACGGCCTCCGCGATCGCTACCGTCGTGGTCGGTTTCGAGCAGGTATCCGAGGTCATCGCGACCACTGCGATGGTGACGTATTACGCGTCGTCGGGTCAGTTCAAGATGGCCTACGACTCGGCGAAGGTCGGGTATGAAAACCTCAAGAAGCAGGGCGAAGGCTATTCGCAATTCATGCGTAAGTTATGGTCGGACACGACCGCGCCCGATGCGCATTTGCCGGGGCAAACGGGTACCAACCAGATCAATTTCGCGAAGGGTGAGAACGGCGCGCATCCGAAGGCGTATCACGACGACGCTGCGACGAAGTTCCTGCAGCAACTGCGAGATCAGGCCGCAGAACTGCAGTCGCAGTTGGCCACGACCGACAAGTTGACGAACGCCGAAAAGGAGCTCGCCAAGTTCAACCAGCAGATCAGCGACTGGAAGGGCAAGACGCTCACTGAGGATCAGAAAAGCCTGATCGGGCATCAGGTCGAGATTCGCATTCAGTTGCAGAAGAACATCGAACTCGAAAAAGAGGTCAAGCACCGCGAGGATGTGGCGAAGCTCCAGGAGCGTTCCGCGCAGCTGGCTCAATCCATTGCGGCATTCCAGAAAGGCCAATCTGAGCAGTATTCGCGCGAGCTGGGCGCGATCGGGATGGGTGCGGACGCCCTGAAGAACGTCCAGGCCATCAAGTCCATTTACAAGGAATATCAGCGCCTGCAGGAGCAGCTTGATAAGGCGACGCCGAAGGAGCTGATCGGCGGCCCGGATTACCAAAAGGCGGCCGGCGAGATTCAGGCCGGGCTGCAGCGGTCCCTGCAGGACTACGACGAGTACTACGCCGCGCTGAAGCTGAAACAGGCGAACTGGATCAACGGCGCGTCGACCGCGCTTGCGAACTATATGGACGAGTCGCAAAACAAGATGAAGCAGACCGAACAGCTGTTCAATACCGTAACGAGCGGGATGGAGTCTGCCTGGGTCAACTTCACGCAGACCGGGAAGCTCAGCTTCACGTCGCTGGTGAACTCAGTAATTGCGGACCTCGCGCGCATGTCGGCAAAGGCGGCGATCAGTGGGCTTCTCGGAAACTTCGCGTCGATCGGTGGCTCTCTGATCGGCGGCTTCTTCGGGGCGAATGCCGGTGTTGCCGCACCCGTCTCGAGCGCGTTGCCGGGTGACTCACTCGACAACATGATCAACCTGACGAACGGATTCGGCACCGGCCATGCGGACGGCGGATACATCACCGGGCCTGGCAGTGGCACTAGCGACAGCATCATTGCTCGACTGTCGAATGGCGAATTCGTGGTGAACGCAGCTGCGACGTCGAAGTACCGCGGCTTGCTCGAGGCGATCAACGGCAAGCAGCCGGTTGCGGCCGCGCCGCGATTCGCGACGGGTGGCTACGTCGGTTCCTCGACGCCGGTTTCGGGTAGCTCCGGCAACGGCATGACGGTCATCGTCGATGCCCCGGTCACTGTAACGGGCGGCAATGGCACGTCCGCCGCCGAACAGCAAAACAGCGCCGAGCTGTCCAAGAAGATCAAGCAGGCCGTTCAGGCATTGTTGCAGAACGAGCGTAGGCAGGGCGGCGTGCTGTGGAAGCTACAGAACGGATTGAATTAA
- a CDS encoding phage holin, translating into MQVSPTEAASYAGSGVALGASLTLTQVGVIVGIATAILTFASNLYFQWRDDQRKQRESDLRIEDMEKHDG; encoded by the coding sequence ATGCAAGTTAGTCCGACGGAGGCAGCAAGCTACGCCGGTAGCGGCGTGGCTCTTGGAGCGTCGCTGACACTTACTCAAGTGGGTGTGATCGTGGGTATCGCAACAGCAATCCTGACGTTCGCGTCCAACTTGTATTTCCAGTGGCGAGACGACCAGCGCAAACAGCGCGAATCCGATCTGCGGATCGAAGATATGGAGAAACACGATGGCTAG
- a CDS encoding tail fiber domain-containing protein, with amino-acid sequence MTALQKINQGTAPAGSDGDTVRSAFSKVNSNVDVLNTQAALTSSAVITAPQALTSAYVGKRVNINLTSAGTINMPAASTCAADQVTLLRNIGTTVVTLAITTGSGDTVALSKLNPGEMALMDTDGVHAWNVLMRGRTNSDNEVVNGSCTVGGALSVAGNETVGGTLVVVGAITASGGFSARPTFAGATPWDSANLNPVSITGSQTVTGAKTFSNTFTLSQAATVSPSLVLNANGYAPSLRSITSTFSTDFVNSAGTAVNFSVFDSGASSARVAFSVGDASNVDKVTVKNFGISQGNGVVFLPSSSANTPLLFGTYGGGVSGSVSVSGATTAFNTSSDYRLKQNYRAIENARASIRKIRFYTGEFRATPGEQHDYVIAHELQEIIPTAVTGEKDAMGDWHPVYRQGFNPTTQTLIDVQVGEGEDGEPIFEKQVVAVPTPVEPGDVIDVVQEIAPQAVDYSKLVPRIGAAVQEIDTDVEDIKGKFAALLLRVEALEGK; translated from the coding sequence ATGACAGCACTTCAAAAAATTAATCAGGGCACGGCGCCGGCCGGCTCAGACGGCGATACCGTGCGCTCGGCATTCTCGAAGGTAAATTCGAACGTCGACGTGCTTAATACGCAAGCGGCGCTCACGTCGTCTGCGGTGATCACCGCACCGCAGGCGCTAACGAGCGCGTACGTCGGAAAGCGTGTGAATATCAACCTGACGAGCGCTGGCACGATCAACATGCCGGCAGCCTCGACATGCGCCGCTGATCAGGTGACGCTTCTGCGCAATATCGGCACGACCGTCGTGACGCTGGCGATCACAACAGGGTCCGGCGATACTGTCGCGCTATCGAAGCTGAATCCGGGTGAGATGGCTCTGATGGACACCGACGGCGTTCACGCATGGAACGTGCTAATGCGTGGTCGGACGAACAGCGACAATGAAGTTGTCAACGGTAGCTGCACGGTCGGTGGAGCGCTGTCGGTTGCCGGTAACGAAACCGTCGGCGGAACGTTGGTAGTTGTTGGGGCTATAACTGCGTCCGGCGGATTTTCTGCGCGTCCAACGTTCGCGGGGGCAACTCCATGGGACTCCGCGAATCTGAATCCGGTTTCCATAACCGGATCTCAGACAGTGACGGGGGCAAAGACATTCTCGAACACGTTTACGCTGTCGCAAGCAGCAACCGTTAGCCCGTCTCTCGTGCTAAATGCGAACGGCTATGCTCCGTCTCTTAGAAGTATTACGAGCACCTTCTCGACTGATTTTGTGAACAGTGCAGGAACCGCAGTCAATTTTTCTGTTTTCGATTCTGGAGCATCGTCTGCACGAGTGGCATTCTCGGTCGGTGATGCCAGCAACGTCGACAAGGTAACAGTCAAGAATTTTGGCATCAGCCAAGGCAATGGAGTTGTTTTTCTTCCAAGCTCGAGCGCCAATACTCCGCTGTTGTTCGGAACCTATGGTGGAGGCGTATCGGGTTCTGTCTCCGTTAGTGGTGCAACGACTGCGTTCAATACGAGTTCCGACTATCGCCTTAAGCAGAATTACAGGGCGATCGAGAATGCTCGGGCGTCTATTCGAAAGATTCGCTTTTACACTGGTGAATTCAGGGCTACTCCGGGCGAACAGCATGACTATGTAATCGCGCATGAGTTGCAGGAGATTATCCCGACCGCGGTGACAGGCGAGAAGGATGCGATGGGAGATTGGCACCCGGTATATCGCCAAGGATTCAATCCGACTACGCAGACGCTCATCGATGTGCAGGTTGGTGAAGGAGAAGATGGAGAGCCGATCTTCGAAAAACAGGTGGTAGCCGTGCCGACTCCTGTCGAGCCTGGTGACGTCATCGACGTGGTGCAAGAAATTGCTCCGCAGGCAGTCGACTACTCGAAGTTGGTTCCACGCATTGGCGCAGCCGTACAGGAGATCGATACGGATGTCGAAGACATTAAGGGGAAGTTCGCCGCTCTGCTATTGCGTGTTGAAGCCTTGGAGGGCAAGTGA
- a CDS encoding host specificity protein J, which yields MRIRGSKGGGSSGTPTQSPDSLHSIAYAKVLDVLSEGPIGGLVSGLQSVYLNGTPIQNSDGSTNFANYSFDARTGTQDQTYLAGFPAVENEIAISTPLTSDAPWVRQVQNTQLTAVRLRFGVPALQVSDATTGNVTGYRVEYAIDLAVDGGSYSQVVSGAFDGKTTSLYERSVRIELPAATSSWLVRVRRITPNAHSSLIADTINIEAITDVIDRKLRYPMSALIGLTFDAQSFSSVPTRSYDIYGLLIRVPTNYNPVTRAYTGAWDGTFKTAWSNNPAWVFYDLVLNARYGLGNHVDASMVDKWGLYQIAQYCDVMVADGKGGQEPRFTCNCVIQSAADAFKVLQDLATTFRGIAYWGPGSVVANADMPSDPVYVYTAANVVGGQFKYVGSALKTRYTTALVSWNDPANQYKQAVEYVPDEDGIARYGVTKAQITAFGTTSQGQAHRLGLWTLLTSRYETNTVSFSVGLDGTLCAPGQIIAVADPAKAGKRMGGRIRAVNGAVITLDKAPSVSAGDVLTAILPTGVAQRRTVRSSAGDAITVDSAFDTDPVVGAVWMLENTTLNAQLFRVISVQEASDNDQITYTINAAQHEPGKYAAIDNGAAIQVRPITVIPPSAQVPPANVRLSTYSVIDQGISKAVMVIAWDAAANGVSYLPEWRKDNGEWVSANQTGGLQVEVSGIYRGTYSARVRAVNGMGVTSVPAYSADTTLTGKTGLPPAVASLSTATQVFAIEVDWTFPADGTAGDTQRTEIWYSRTNDLSTATKLSDYAFPQARASLMGLAAGQSFFFWARLVDTSGNIGPWYPSGAGVNGQSSSDATPILEYLTGAITKTQLGTDVLTPIDAIPGLQQDVSDNAAAITIEQQARSTADAALSTRIDQVSAQVVIPPMAGDSGGYAGSTTVYAGVWSEQSARAEADLAQAQKTDTVTAQMQSSVAALSAAVQTETTARIAADSATAAQITTVQAQVNSNTAAVQTNAASYADINGRVAASYQIKTRVTTGGRTYMAGIGVGVDNTSGTVESQVLVAAQRFAILDDAGSTVSSPFVVLGGQVFLSQAFIGTGWITNAMIGQTIQSTAVGANGQPLWILDKANGITFNGPNGGSGYLNINSSTLTVYDSNGTLRVRLGIW from the coding sequence ATGCGCATTCGAGGCTCGAAGGGCGGCGGATCGAGCGGTACGCCAACGCAGTCGCCGGATAGCCTACACTCGATCGCCTATGCGAAAGTGCTCGACGTTCTGTCCGAGGGGCCGATCGGCGGTCTTGTGAGCGGGTTGCAGTCCGTGTATCTGAACGGCACGCCAATCCAGAACAGCGACGGCTCGACGAACTTCGCGAACTACAGTTTCGACGCGCGTACGGGCACGCAGGATCAGACCTATCTCGCCGGGTTCCCCGCCGTCGAGAACGAGATCGCCATCAGCACGCCGCTGACGTCGGATGCTCCTTGGGTTCGCCAGGTGCAAAACACGCAGCTCACGGCCGTACGGTTGCGGTTCGGCGTCCCAGCGCTGCAGGTGTCGGACGCGACGACCGGCAATGTCACGGGCTACCGAGTCGAATATGCGATAGATCTCGCCGTCGACGGCGGCTCGTACTCGCAGGTCGTTTCCGGTGCGTTTGATGGCAAGACGACGTCGCTCTACGAGCGCAGTGTTCGCATCGAATTGCCGGCCGCGACTTCGAGCTGGCTTGTGCGTGTGCGCCGCATCACGCCGAACGCGCATAGTTCGCTGATCGCGGACACGATCAATATCGAAGCGATTACCGATGTCATCGATCGCAAGTTGCGTTATCCGATGAGCGCCCTCATCGGCCTCACGTTCGATGCGCAGTCGTTCAGTTCGGTGCCGACGCGTTCCTACGACATCTACGGTCTGTTGATCCGCGTCCCGACCAACTACAACCCGGTGACGCGCGCATATACCGGCGCTTGGGACGGTACGTTCAAGACTGCATGGTCGAACAACCCTGCATGGGTCTTCTACGACCTCGTGCTGAACGCGCGCTATGGGCTTGGCAACCACGTCGACGCATCAATGGTCGACAAGTGGGGGCTGTATCAGATCGCGCAGTATTGCGACGTGATGGTCGCAGACGGGAAGGGCGGCCAGGAACCCCGGTTCACGTGCAACTGCGTGATCCAGTCGGCGGCCGACGCGTTCAAGGTGCTGCAGGATCTCGCGACTACGTTCCGCGGCATCGCGTATTGGGGTCCGGGATCAGTCGTAGCGAACGCGGACATGCCGTCCGATCCAGTCTATGTGTACACCGCGGCGAATGTCGTTGGCGGCCAGTTCAAGTACGTCGGCTCTGCACTCAAGACTCGCTACACGACTGCGCTGGTGAGCTGGAACGATCCAGCGAATCAGTACAAGCAGGCCGTCGAGTATGTGCCTGATGAGGACGGGATCGCGCGCTACGGCGTCACGAAAGCGCAGATCACCGCGTTCGGGACAACGTCGCAAGGGCAGGCGCACCGATTGGGGCTCTGGACACTGCTGACCAGCAGGTACGAAACGAACACGGTTTCGTTTTCGGTCGGACTCGACGGTACGCTCTGCGCACCTGGGCAAATCATCGCCGTCGCGGATCCGGCGAAGGCCGGCAAGAGAATGGGTGGCCGCATCCGCGCGGTGAACGGCGCCGTGATCACGCTCGACAAAGCACCGAGCGTCTCAGCCGGTGACGTGTTGACCGCGATCCTGCCCACTGGCGTAGCGCAGAGGCGCACCGTCAGATCGTCTGCTGGCGACGCAATCACGGTGGACAGCGCCTTCGATACAGATCCGGTCGTCGGGGCCGTGTGGATGCTTGAAAACACGACCCTCAATGCGCAGCTGTTCCGAGTGATCAGCGTGCAGGAGGCATCTGACAACGACCAGATCACGTACACGATCAACGCTGCCCAGCATGAGCCCGGCAAGTATGCGGCGATCGACAATGGTGCGGCGATTCAGGTTCGGCCGATCACGGTCATCCCGCCCTCGGCACAGGTTCCGCCGGCTAACGTTCGGCTCTCGACGTACTCGGTGATCGACCAGGGCATCTCAAAGGCCGTCATGGTCATCGCATGGGATGCTGCTGCGAATGGTGTGAGCTACCTTCCGGAGTGGCGCAAGGATAACGGCGAGTGGGTGTCAGCTAACCAGACGGGCGGCCTGCAGGTTGAGGTGTCGGGCATCTACCGCGGCACCTACAGCGCGCGCGTCCGTGCCGTCAACGGGATGGGGGTGACCTCTGTTCCCGCCTATTCCGCTGACACCACTCTTACCGGCAAGACGGGGCTCCCGCCGGCTGTAGCGTCGCTCTCGACCGCCACGCAGGTGTTCGCGATCGAGGTTGACTGGACGTTCCCAGCCGACGGGACTGCTGGCGATACGCAGCGCACCGAGATTTGGTACAGCAGGACAAACGATCTCAGCACTGCGACGAAGCTCTCGGACTATGCGTTTCCGCAAGCGCGCGCGAGTTTGATGGGCCTCGCAGCAGGCCAATCGTTCTTCTTTTGGGCGCGCCTTGTTGATACGTCCGGGAACATCGGTCCTTGGTATCCGTCTGGCGCTGGTGTGAATGGGCAAAGCAGCAGCGATGCGACGCCGATTCTTGAGTACCTCACTGGGGCTATCACGAAGACACAGCTGGGTACTGATGTCCTGACTCCCATCGACGCGATTCCCGGTTTGCAGCAGGACGTAAGCGATAACGCGGCAGCGATCACGATTGAGCAGCAAGCACGGTCCACTGCTGACGCAGCGCTCTCGACGCGGATCGATCAGGTGAGTGCTCAGGTCGTTATCCCACCAATGGCTGGCGACAGTGGGGGATATGCCGGATCGACAACGGTCTATGCCGGGGTGTGGTCTGAACAGTCTGCGCGGGCTGAGGCGGATTTGGCGCAGGCGCAGAAAACGGATACCGTTACCGCTCAGATGCAGTCATCCGTGGCAGCGCTGTCTGCTGCCGTGCAGACCGAGACCACGGCGCGAATTGCGGCTGACTCAGCCACGGCGGCACAGATTACGACCGTACAGGCGCAGGTCAATAGCAACACGGCTGCAGTCCAAACGAACGCTGCTTCCTATGCCGACATCAACGGCCGAGTCGCTGCCTCCTATCAGATCAAGACTCGGGTCACGACAGGGGGGCGCACGTACATGGCCGGTATCGGCGTTGGCGTAGATAACACTAGCGGCACGGTCGAGTCCCAGGTGCTGGTGGCAGCACAGCGCTTTGCGATCCTCGACGACGCCGGATCGACGGTGTCGTCGCCGTTCGTGGTGCTGGGTGGCCAAGTATTTCTGTCGCAGGCGTTCATCGGTACCGGCTGGATCACGAATGCGATGATCGGCCAGACGATTCAGTCGACAGCCGTGGGCGCAAACGGTCAGCCGCTCTGGATTTTGGATAAGGCCAATGGCATTACGTTCAATGGCCCGAACGGCGGAAGTGGTTATCTGAACATCAACTCGAGCACGCTAACGGTCTACGACAGCAACGGCACGCTGCGCGTGCGCCTGGGGATCTGGTAA
- a CDS encoding HK97-gp10 family putative phage morphogenesis protein, with amino-acid sequence MADSLSIENPEGLTAAIDALSQVASESVLRQATVAGARVIFDEVKLRTPIGIATWESRNGRQKRYPGFLRDNILIAYDKERSADGLRATYLVTWSKDAFYGRFVEYGTSKMAANPFLRPGYDASKDAAAEKFGEVIDEKVKELTSG; translated from the coding sequence ATGGCTGACAGTCTTTCAATCGAAAACCCGGAAGGCCTGACTGCAGCAATCGACGCTCTTTCGCAGGTTGCGAGTGAGTCGGTTTTGCGGCAGGCGACCGTCGCCGGCGCGCGGGTGATCTTCGACGAGGTGAAGCTGCGCACGCCGATCGGCATCGCAACGTGGGAGAGCCGAAACGGGAGGCAGAAGCGCTATCCGGGTTTCCTCCGCGACAACATCCTGATCGCATACGACAAGGAGCGATCGGCCGACGGGCTTCGTGCCACGTACCTAGTGACGTGGAGTAAGGATGCCTTCTATGGGAGGTTCGTCGAGTACGGCACGTCGAAGATGGCCGCGAATCCTTTCTTGCGCCCTGGATATGACGCCTCGAAGGACGCCGCGGCGGAGAAGTTCGGCGAAGTGATTGACGAGAAGGTCAAGGAGTTGACGAGTGGCTAA
- a CDS encoding tail assembly protein: MSDTLRTVRLYGVAGTKFGRVHRIAVSSTREAMRALCVTVPGFEKFMMGAKDNGLTFAVFHGRRNVSEDELEHPVGSDEIRVAPILIGSKNGGLFQTIIGAALIVVGAFTSAYGGSTLIGLGASMMLGGVMQMLSPQTSGLAGAGPNNGTSYYFNGPVNSAAQGEPVPLVYGRMVVGSKVISSGIFAQDKN, encoded by the coding sequence ATGAGCGACACGCTTCGTACCGTACGCCTCTATGGCGTGGCGGGGACCAAGTTCGGCCGCGTGCATCGCATCGCCGTCTCGTCGACTCGCGAAGCCATGCGTGCGCTGTGTGTGACGGTTCCCGGATTCGAGAAATTCATGATGGGCGCCAAGGACAACGGCCTGACATTCGCCGTGTTTCATGGCCGCCGGAACGTCTCGGAAGACGAGCTCGAGCATCCGGTCGGGAGCGATGAAATTCGCGTTGCGCCGATCCTGATCGGCAGCAAGAACGGCGGCCTGTTCCAGACCATCATCGGGGCCGCGCTGATCGTGGTTGGTGCATTCACGAGCGCATATGGAGGATCGACGCTGATCGGCCTTGGCGCTTCGATGATGCTCGGCGGCGTCATGCAGATGCTGAGTCCGCAGACGAGCGGGCTCGCCGGCGCTGGCCCGAACAACGGAACGTCGTACTACTTCAATGGGCCGGTCAACAGTGCGGCGCAGGGCGAGCCGGTGCCTTTGGTGTACGGCCGCATGGTGGTCGGCTCGAAGGTAATCAGCTCTGGAATTTTTGCACAGGACAAGAACTGA
- a CDS encoding phage minor tail protein L, translating into MTIASDIQKLVPGALIELFEVDCTAIGGDMLRFHGHLQSTSIWWQGNEYKPWPIQASGFEHTSSAQQPSPTLSVGNVGGTISALCVFLGDMVGAKVRRRRTLTKYLDSVNFPSGNPTADPTQEMAPELWYIEQKTGETNAQVDFMLSSALDFGGQQVPARQIASGCQWRYRDANCGYTGTAYFDAKDQPVSDPALDRCSKKMSGCQCRFGVNNPLPFGGFLSDTLS; encoded by the coding sequence GTGACGATTGCATCCGACATCCAGAAACTCGTGCCCGGTGCACTGATAGAGCTATTCGAGGTGGATTGCACTGCAATCGGTGGCGATATGCTGCGCTTTCACGGGCATCTGCAATCGACCTCGATCTGGTGGCAGGGAAACGAGTACAAGCCGTGGCCGATTCAGGCAAGCGGATTCGAGCACACGTCTAGCGCGCAGCAGCCGTCGCCGACGCTTTCTGTCGGAAACGTCGGCGGCACGATCTCGGCGCTATGCGTCTTCCTTGGCGACATGGTCGGCGCGAAGGTGCGGCGCCGGCGCACGCTGACGAAATATCTGGATTCGGTGAATTTCCCGTCCGGCAACCCGACTGCAGATCCGACGCAAGAGATGGCGCCTGAGCTTTGGTACATCGAGCAGAAGACCGGCGAGACGAACGCGCAGGTCGATTTTATGCTCTCGTCGGCGCTCGACTTTGGCGGCCAGCAAGTGCCGGCTCGGCAGATCGCGTCCGGCTGCCAGTGGCGGTATCGGGACGCAAATTGCGGCTACACCGGCACGGCGTATTTCGATGCCAAGGACCAGCCCGTGAGCGATCCAGCGCTCGACCGATGCAGTAAGAAGATGAGCGGCTGCCAGTGTCGCTTCGGCGTCAACAACCCGCTTCCGTTCGGGGGCTTCCTCTCCGACACGCTGTCCTGA
- a CDS encoding phage tail protein: MPATFIWIPTVAQYAGTTKLRVRKSQFGDGYEQTVPDGINNRVLSYAVQFVGGADTISEIVAFLDAHVGVGFYWTPPLRQQSLFKCDTYADSIPDNGTYAVTATFTQTFDLGS, from the coding sequence ATGCCGGCCACCTTTATTTGGATTCCCACCGTCGCGCAGTATGCCGGAACGACAAAGCTGCGCGTGCGCAAGTCGCAATTCGGCGACGGGTACGAACAGACGGTGCCGGATGGAATCAACAATCGTGTGCTGTCGTACGCGGTGCAGTTCGTCGGCGGCGCCGACACGATCTCGGAGATTGTCGCCTTCCTCGATGCGCACGTCGGCGTCGGGTTCTATTGGACTCCTCCGCTGCGGCAGCAGTCGCTTTTCAAGTGCGACACATACGCCGACTCCATCCCGGATAACGGCACGTATGCCGTGACGGCGACGTTCACGCAGACATTCGACCTCGGATCATGA
- a CDS encoding C40 family peptidase — MDERIKAAIAAHALAEYPRECVGFIVQTDAGEVYLPCINRAPKPEDDMAVSGEDYARAEDMGEIAAFVHSHPGMPARPSGADRAMCEQSGIARWIIVSLGVQADGLIAVDDWCEFGPSGFIAPLIGRQFVHGVHDCYAIVRDYYRLERGVDLPDFERSDEWWDDGHSSLYLDNYRAAGFEDVGHDAPLEVGDVLLMQIRSRNGVPNHAGVYLGDSQFIHHMHGRLSGRTVWGGIWAQSLHTVLRYKG; from the coding sequence ATGGACGAACGAATCAAGGCTGCGATCGCTGCGCACGCACTCGCTGAATACCCGCGCGAGTGCGTCGGCTTCATCGTCCAGACTGACGCCGGCGAAGTCTATTTGCCATGCATCAACCGCGCACCGAAGCCGGAAGACGACATGGCGGTGTCTGGCGAGGACTACGCGCGCGCCGAAGATATGGGCGAGATCGCAGCGTTCGTTCATTCGCATCCAGGCATGCCGGCGCGCCCGAGCGGCGCTGACAGGGCGATGTGTGAGCAGAGCGGTATCGCGCGCTGGATCATCGTTTCGCTCGGTGTGCAGGCCGATGGCTTGATCGCCGTCGACGACTGGTGCGAATTCGGGCCGTCCGGTTTCATCGCGCCGCTCATCGGGCGCCAGTTTGTGCATGGCGTGCACGACTGCTACGCGATTGTGCGCGATTACTACCGGCTCGAGCGCGGCGTTGATCTCCCTGATTTCGAGCGAAGCGACGAGTGGTGGGATGACGGTCATTCGTCGCTATATCTCGACAACTACCGCGCCGCAGGGTTCGAAGACGTGGGGCACGATGCGCCGCTCGAAGTCGGCGACGTGCTGCTGATGCAGATCCGCAGCCGCAACGGCGTGCCCAACCATGCCGGCGTCTATCTCGGCGACAGCCAATTCATCCACCACATGCACGGGCGCCTGTCTGGCCGCACGGTGTGGGGCGGCATATGGGCGCAAAGCCTGCACACGGTGTTGCGCTACAAGGGGTAA